A region of Pelorhabdus rhamnosifermentans DNA encodes the following proteins:
- the fba gene encoding class II fructose-1,6-bisphosphate aldolase has translation MPLVTTTAMFKKAYEGQYAVGAFNVNNMEIIQGIVAAAQEEQAPLILQVSAGARKYANHIYLTKLVEAAMEDTGLSIALHLDHGGDFEICKSCIDGGFSSVMIDGSKHPFEENIALTKKVVDYAHAHGVVVEAELGRLAGVEDAVKVNTKDATYTDPAQAKEFVERTGVDSLAIAIGTSHGAYKFKGEPSLDFDRLETISNLLPNFPLVLHGASTVLPEFVKKCNDFGGNIPGAQGVPEDMLLRAGKLGVCKINIDTDLRLAMTASIREHFAKNPGDFDPRQYLKPAREAIKEMVQHKIKNVLNCSHQI, from the coding sequence ATGCCACTAGTCACAACTACAGCCATGTTTAAAAAAGCATACGAAGGGCAGTATGCAGTCGGTGCATTTAATGTCAATAATATGGAGATTATTCAAGGAATTGTTGCTGCCGCACAAGAGGAACAGGCTCCCCTTATTTTGCAAGTATCAGCAGGGGCACGCAAATATGCCAATCACATTTACTTAACGAAACTTGTTGAAGCAGCCATGGAAGATACAGGACTATCAATTGCACTGCATCTTGATCACGGCGGCGATTTCGAAATTTGTAAATCTTGTATTGATGGCGGATTTTCATCCGTTATGATTGATGGATCAAAACACCCCTTTGAAGAAAATATTGCCCTGACTAAAAAGGTTGTTGACTATGCTCATGCCCACGGAGTAGTAGTCGAGGCTGAATTGGGCCGCCTGGCCGGAGTTGAAGATGCCGTAAAAGTAAACACAAAAGATGCAACATATACAGACCCAGCCCAAGCAAAGGAATTCGTGGAGAGAACTGGCGTAGATTCATTAGCCATTGCTATAGGCACCAGTCATGGCGCTTATAAATTTAAAGGTGAACCAAGCTTAGACTTTGATAGACTCGAAACAATTTCAAACTTACTTCCTAACTTCCCGCTTGTATTACACGGAGCATCCACTGTATTACCTGAATTTGTGAAAAAGTGTAATGATTTTGGTGGCAATATTCCAGGTGCGCAAGGTGTGCCTGAAGACATGCTGCTACGCGCTGGGAAATTAGGTGTTTGCAAAATTAATATTGATACAGATTTACGTCTAGCCATGACAGCTTCCATACGTGAACATTTTGCAAAAAACCCTGGTGACTTTGATCCTCGCCAATATCTAAAACCAGCTCGCGAAGCAATCAAAGAAATGGTGCAACACAAAATAAAAAATGTACTTAATTGCAGTCATCAAATATAA